In a single window of the Oryctolagus cuniculus chromosome 9, mOryCun1.1, whole genome shotgun sequence genome:
- the TWF1 gene encoding twinfilin-1 isoform X2 codes for MSHQTGIQASEDVKDIFARARNGKYRLLKISIENEQLVIGSSRQPLDSWDKDYDPFILPLLEDKQPCYILFRLDSQNAQGYEWIFIAWSPDHSHVRQKMLYAATRATLKKEFGGGHIKDEVFGTVKEDVCLHGYKKYLLSQSSPAPLTAAEEELRQIKINEVQTDVSVDTKHQTLQGVAFPISREALQALEKLNNRQLNYVQLEIDIKNEIIILANTTNTELKDLPKRIPKDSARYHFFLYKHSHEGDYLESIVFIYSMPGYTCSIRERMLYSSCKSPLLEIVERQLQMDVIRKMEIDNGDELTADFLYEEVHPKQHAHKQSFAKPKGPAGKRGIRRLIRGPAETEATAD; via the exons ATGTCCCACCAGACCGGCATCCAAG CAAGTGAAGATGTTAAAGATATCTTTGCCAGAGCCAGAAATGGAAAGTACAGacttctgaagatatctattgaAAATG AGCAACTTGTGATTGGCTCCTCTCGTCAGCCTTTAGACTCTTGGGATAAGGATTATGATCCTTTTATTTTACCCCTGTTGGAGGACAAACAGCCATGCTACATATTATTCAGGTTAGATTCTCAGAATGCCCAGGGATATGAATGGATATTCATTGCCTGGTCTCCAGATCATTCTCat GTTCGTCAAAAAATGTTGTATGCAGCAACAAGAGCAACTCTGAAAAAAGAGTTTGGAGGTGGCCACATTAAAGATGAAGTATTTGGAACAGTGAAG GAAGATGTATGCTTACATGGGTATAAAAAATACTTGCTGTCACAGTCTTCGCCTGCCCCACTGACTGCAGCTGAGGAGGAGTTACGGCAGATAAAAATCAATGAG GTGCAGACTGATGTGAGTGTGGACACTAAGCATCAAACACTACAAGGAGTGGCATTTCCTATTTCTCGAGAAGCTTTACAGGCTCTGGAAAAGTTGAATAACAGACAGCTGAACTACGTGCAGTTG gaaatagatataaaaaatgaaataataattttggCCAATACAACaaatacagaattaaaagatttgCCAAAGAGGATTCCTAAGGATTCAGCACGCTACCATTTCTTTCTGTATAAACATTCCCATGAAGGAGACTATTTAGAGTCCATAG TTTTTATTTACTCGATGCCTGGATACACATGCAGTATAAGAGAACGGATGCTGTATTCCAGCTGCAAGAGCCCTCTGCTGGAAATTGTAGAAAGACAACTACAAATGGATGTGATAAGAAAG ATGGAGATAGACAATGGGGATGAGCTGACTGCAGACTTCCTTTATGAAGAAGTGCACCCCAAGCAGCACGCACACAAGCAGAGTTTCGCAAAACCAAAAGGTCCTGCAGGAAAAAGAGGAATCCGAAGACTAATTAGGGGTCCAGCTGAAACAGAAGCCACTGCTGATTAA
- the TWF1 gene encoding twinfilin-1 isoform X1 has protein sequence MSHQTGIQASEDVKDIFARARNGKYRLLKISIENEQLVIGSSRQPLDSWDKDYDPFILPLLEDKQPCYILFRLDSQNAQGYEWIFIAWSPDHSHVRQKMLYAATRATLKKEFGGGHIKDEVFGTVKEDVCLHGYKKYLLSQSSPAPLTAAEEELRQIKINESPEDRIGVQTDVSVDTKHQTLQGVAFPISREALQALEKLNNRQLNYVQLEIDIKNEIIILANTTNTELKDLPKRIPKDSARYHFFLYKHSHEGDYLESIVFIYSMPGYTCSIRERMLYSSCKSPLLEIVERQLQMDVIRKMEIDNGDELTADFLYEEVHPKQHAHKQSFAKPKGPAGKRGIRRLIRGPAETEATAD, from the exons ATGTCCCACCAGACCGGCATCCAAG CAAGTGAAGATGTTAAAGATATCTTTGCCAGAGCCAGAAATGGAAAGTACAGacttctgaagatatctattgaAAATG AGCAACTTGTGATTGGCTCCTCTCGTCAGCCTTTAGACTCTTGGGATAAGGATTATGATCCTTTTATTTTACCCCTGTTGGAGGACAAACAGCCATGCTACATATTATTCAGGTTAGATTCTCAGAATGCCCAGGGATATGAATGGATATTCATTGCCTGGTCTCCAGATCATTCTCat GTTCGTCAAAAAATGTTGTATGCAGCAACAAGAGCAACTCTGAAAAAAGAGTTTGGAGGTGGCCACATTAAAGATGAAGTATTTGGAACAGTGAAG GAAGATGTATGCTTACATGGGTATAAAAAATACTTGCTGTCACAGTCTTCGCCTGCCCCACTGACTGCAGCTGAGGAGGAGTTACGGCAGATAAAAATCAATGAG AGCCCAGAGGATCGTATTGGG GTGCAGACTGATGTGAGTGTGGACACTAAGCATCAAACACTACAAGGAGTGGCATTTCCTATTTCTCGAGAAGCTTTACAGGCTCTGGAAAAGTTGAATAACAGACAGCTGAACTACGTGCAGTTG gaaatagatataaaaaatgaaataataattttggCCAATACAACaaatacagaattaaaagatttgCCAAAGAGGATTCCTAAGGATTCAGCACGCTACCATTTCTTTCTGTATAAACATTCCCATGAAGGAGACTATTTAGAGTCCATAG TTTTTATTTACTCGATGCCTGGATACACATGCAGTATAAGAGAACGGATGCTGTATTCCAGCTGCAAGAGCCCTCTGCTGGAAATTGTAGAAAGACAACTACAAATGGATGTGATAAGAAAG ATGGAGATAGACAATGGGGATGAGCTGACTGCAGACTTCCTTTATGAAGAAGTGCACCCCAAGCAGCACGCACACAAGCAGAGTTTCGCAAAACCAAAAGGTCCTGCAGGAAAAAGAGGAATCCGAAGACTAATTAGGGGTCCAGCTGAAACAGAAGCCACTGCTGATTAA